A part of Leptospira neocaledonica genomic DNA contains:
- a CDS encoding GFA family protein yields the protein MSLKKYSGSCHCGAVRYEADIDLSAGTGRCNCSFCRKVRNWSIIVKPESFRLLSGEDNLSFYEFNTKSSKHHFCKNCGVRTFSKGYIEEIGGSFVSISISTLDTADLNDLIEAPVWYADGLNNNWHNQPAEIRHL from the coding sequence ATGAGCCTTAAAAAATATTCCGGAAGTTGTCATTGTGGTGCAGTCCGTTACGAAGCGGATATCGATTTGAGTGCCGGCACTGGTAGATGTAATTGTTCTTTTTGCAGAAAAGTTCGAAACTGGTCCATTATCGTTAAGCCTGAATCTTTTCGCTTATTGAGCGGAGAAGATAATCTTAGTTTTTACGAATTTAATACGAAAAGTAGCAAGCATCATTTTTGTAAGAACTGTGGGGTAAGAACCTTCTCGAAGGGATATATCGAAGAAATCGGTGGCTCCTTCGTAAGCATTTCTATTTCGACGTTAGATACTGCCGATCTAAATGATTTAATAGAAGCGCCTGTATGGTATGCGGATGGTTTGAATAATAATTGGCATAATCAACCTGCCGAAATCAGACATTTGTAA
- a CDS encoding DMT family transporter — translation MNLFLPVIFALLSGLAMSIQPGINSILGKNIESPWLASTISFFVGTVALGIITFALGEMKSTSFLLETIKEQPWWIWIGGFLGAIVVTSSLVFAPKLGATSWIALFLLGQVVTSILLEKWGALGFPEKPISAQKVVGLVLLILSAWLVRKG, via the coding sequence ATGAATCTATTTTTGCCTGTAATCTTTGCACTTCTTTCCGGGCTTGCTATGTCTATACAACCTGGCATCAATTCTATATTAGGAAAAAATATAGAAAGTCCATGGCTCGCTTCCACAATTTCTTTTTTTGTGGGGACGGTCGCATTGGGAATCATAACTTTTGCCTTAGGAGAAATGAAATCCACTTCATTCTTACTGGAAACAATTAAAGAACAACCATGGTGGATTTGGATAGGCGGATTCTTGGGTGCCATAGTAGTCACTTCTTCTTTAGTATTTGCGCCTAAGTTAGGAGCCACAAGTTGGATCGCCTTGTTCTTGCTCGGCCAAGTAGTTACTTCCATCTTATTAGAAAAATGGGGTGCATTAGGATTTCCTGAAAAACCGATTTCGGCCCAAAAGGTAGTTGGCTTAGTCTTATTAATTTTAAGCGCCTGGCTGGTCAGAAAAGGGTGA
- a CDS encoding TetR/AcrR family transcriptional regulator, with protein MAKKVRQIRTGRPPKEVSASISDRILDTALGLFTTQGFTATSMEQVALACGSGKHTIYRRFESKSDLFFAVMEFQRRKFFDLLVRIDCKKESPLESLKESCRRLLELIVSDEISDFYRMTISEVEHIPGIASNLQCEKSPSFLKVLDLVVLAQRSKELDPVDPKFLTAQLLHIMTGYPLNEVLLGSKEFGSQSKRSKYFGKAWILFIKGAGGPKRKKVRKKGN; from the coding sequence ATGGCCAAGAAGGTCCGGCAAATCAGAACGGGACGCCCTCCCAAGGAAGTGTCAGCTAGTATATCCGATAGGATATTGGATACTGCATTGGGACTTTTTACAACTCAAGGATTTACCGCCACTTCTATGGAACAGGTGGCCTTGGCTTGTGGTTCAGGCAAACATACAATCTATAGACGATTCGAATCCAAATCGGATCTGTTCTTTGCAGTGATGGAATTCCAAAGGAGAAAATTTTTCGATTTACTCGTTCGGATCGATTGTAAGAAGGAAAGTCCTTTGGAATCTTTAAAAGAATCTTGTAGAAGATTATTAGAGTTAATTGTTTCGGATGAGATTTCGGATTTTTATAGGATGACCATTTCGGAAGTAGAACATATACCTGGAATAGCATCTAACTTACAATGCGAAAAAAGTCCTTCTTTTCTGAAGGTTCTTGATCTTGTAGTTCTGGCACAAAGATCCAAAGAGTTGGATCCGGTCGATCCGAAATTTTTGACTGCTCAACTACTTCATATCATGACAGGATATCCTTTAAACGAAGTTCTTTTAGGAAGTAAAGAGTTCGGCTCCCAATCTAAACGTTCTAAATATTTCGGGAAGGCCTGGATCCTATTTATCAAGGGAGCAGGTGGACCTAAAAGGAAGAAGGTCCGCAAAAAAGGAAATTAG
- a CDS encoding aldehyde dehydrogenase family protein: protein MNFHHNSNFQNETLRDFSKEEERFILNKGFISIRKEFPIQVFPIISGKSKKTSLIVPALNPANINEKIADIHYASIADAEEAAKTSIKSFETWKNTKPEIRIGFLKKAADILRSQKAELTALISLEVGKGIKDIDAEIAEAIDFCEFYAKEAEDIFQPRKRDLLGEENVYTYIPRGVTLVVAPWNFPLAILCGMTVAPLVAGNPVIMKPAEQSSTIAFKLFNILIEAGIPSSVLHFLPGKGEEIGAYLVKHSEIHTINFTGSRAVGLGMIREAASQDLKFVKKVVAEMGGKNAMIVDEDADLDEAVIASIQSAFGFQGQKCSALSRIILLESKYDTFKSRFIDSLQSLKPGLPEDPSVKVGPVIDSESKTRLDNIASQFSSKIISKLKIEEGQKYTGHFVEPIIFESEDSTSPLGQTEFFGPYVTLFKAKNFEEAIKIANNVDYALTGGIFSRNPKNIQYAKEKFEVGNLYINRGITGAVVDRQPFGGYKLSGVGAKAGGPDYLKQFLEPISITENTMRRGFIPET, encoded by the coding sequence ATGAACTTTCACCATAATTCCAATTTTCAAAATGAAACCCTAAGAGATTTTTCTAAAGAAGAAGAAAGATTCATCTTAAATAAAGGATTCATCTCTATCCGAAAAGAATTTCCGATACAAGTATTTCCAATCATCTCCGGAAAATCAAAAAAGACCTCTTTAATAGTTCCAGCTTTAAACCCGGCGAACATCAATGAAAAGATTGCGGATATACATTACGCTTCTATTGCAGATGCGGAAGAAGCTGCCAAAACTTCCATCAAATCTTTTGAAACGTGGAAAAACACAAAGCCCGAAATACGAATCGGTTTCTTGAAAAAAGCGGCCGACATTCTAAGATCACAAAAAGCGGAACTCACTGCATTAATTTCTTTAGAAGTGGGAAAAGGGATCAAAGATATAGATGCCGAAATTGCAGAAGCAATCGATTTCTGCGAATTTTATGCAAAAGAAGCGGAGGATATTTTCCAACCCAGAAAAAGAGATCTTTTAGGTGAGGAAAATGTTTACACATACATACCAAGAGGTGTCACCTTAGTAGTCGCACCCTGGAATTTCCCGTTGGCGATCCTATGCGGAATGACAGTGGCTCCATTGGTTGCCGGAAATCCGGTGATCATGAAACCTGCAGAACAATCTTCCACGATTGCATTCAAACTTTTTAATATATTAATAGAGGCAGGTATTCCTTCTTCTGTTCTTCACTTTTTACCCGGAAAAGGAGAAGAAATCGGAGCCTACTTAGTTAAACATTCTGAAATACATACGATCAATTTTACCGGTTCTAGAGCTGTAGGTTTAGGAATGATCCGAGAAGCTGCCTCCCAGGATTTGAAATTTGTAAAAAAGGTAGTCGCCGAAATGGGAGGTAAAAATGCGATGATCGTGGATGAGGATGCAGACTTGGACGAGGCGGTGATCGCATCCATACAATCTGCATTCGGATTCCAAGGACAAAAATGTAGTGCACTTTCACGAATTATACTTTTGGAATCAAAGTACGATACGTTTAAAAGCAGATTTATAGACTCATTACAGTCCTTAAAACCAGGACTCCCTGAAGACCCTTCCGTAAAAGTTGGACCAGTAATAGATTCCGAGTCCAAAACGAGATTGGATAATATAGCTTCTCAGTTCTCTTCTAAAATTATAAGTAAACTCAAAATAGAAGAAGGCCAAAAGTATACGGGTCATTTCGTAGAGCCTATTATTTTCGAAAGTGAGGATTCGACCTCTCCTCTAGGACAAACGGAATTTTTTGGTCCTTATGTTACCTTATTCAAAGCCAAAAATTTTGAAGAGGCCATTAAAATAGCGAATAACGTGGACTATGCTCTCACCGGCGGAATTTTCTCCAGAAATCCTAAGAACATACAATATGCAAAAGAAAAATTCGAAGTCGGGAATCTATACATTAACAGAGGAATCACTGGAGCCGTAGTGGATAGACAACCTTTCGGAGGGTATAAACTCTCAGGAGTCGGAGCAAAAGCTGGCGGCCCGGATTATCTAAAACAATTTTTAGAGCCGATTAGCATCACTGAAAATACGATGAGAAGAGGATTTATTCCGGAAACTTAG
- a CDS encoding ABC-F family ATP-binding cassette domain-containing protein, translated as MIKISNLHKSYTSNLLFDDLNLSLNRGEKLGLVGRNGHGKSTLFQMILGNVEPDSGSITVPKGYKIGHLQQHLKFTKPTVLEECALGLPEGEEYETWQVEKVLSGLGFSEADLERSPEEFSGGYQIRMNLAKLLVSGPDLLMLDEPNNYLDIVTIRWLEEFLREWEGEIILVTHDRSFMDSVVTHTAAIHRTKAIKVQGDTDKLYNQINQAEEIYERTRLNEAKKRKQEEIFIARFKAKASFASRAQSRVKKLEKQGEMKALEEIESLELYFNAAPFAASQMLSAENISFSYSGQEPYLISDFSLSVGKRDRICIIGKNGKGKSTLLKLLAGELQPSSGRIQKHPALKEGYFGQTNKLNLNENATVTEEIMSADKSCTEWLARTIAGGLMFSDDMSLKKIKVLSGGEKSRVMLGKILVTPCHLLFLDEPTNHLDMQSCDALIEAIDEFEGSVIMVTHNEMHLRAVATKLIVFDNDTIRIFDGSYEDFLKDVGWSDEDY; from the coding sequence ATGATCAAAATTTCTAATCTTCATAAATCTTATACTTCCAACTTATTATTCGATGATCTAAATCTGAGTTTGAATCGGGGTGAAAAACTGGGTCTTGTCGGAAGGAACGGTCACGGTAAGTCCACTTTGTTTCAGATGATTTTGGGAAATGTTGAGCCTGATTCCGGTTCGATCACCGTGCCAAAGGGTTATAAAATCGGGCATTTGCAGCAGCATCTGAAATTTACTAAACCGACTGTGTTGGAAGAATGTGCGCTCGGTCTTCCTGAGGGTGAAGAATACGAGACTTGGCAGGTCGAAAAAGTTTTGTCCGGTCTGGGTTTTTCGGAAGCGGATTTGGAAAGAAGTCCTGAGGAATTTTCCGGAGGTTACCAGATTCGAATGAATCTGGCGAAACTTCTTGTATCTGGTCCCGACTTACTCATGTTAGATGAGCCGAACAACTATTTAGATATCGTTACAATTCGTTGGTTAGAAGAATTTTTGCGAGAGTGGGAAGGCGAGATCATTTTGGTCACTCACGATAGAAGTTTTATGGATAGTGTGGTGACTCATACTGCTGCGATCCATCGTACGAAAGCGATCAAAGTCCAAGGTGATACGGATAAACTTTATAATCAGATCAATCAGGCTGAAGAAATTTACGAAAGGACTCGTTTGAACGAAGCGAAAAAAAGAAAACAAGAAGAGATCTTTATCGCTCGTTTTAAGGCGAAGGCGAGTTTTGCGAGTCGTGCTCAATCCAGGGTGAAAAAACTGGAAAAGCAAGGTGAGATGAAGGCGTTAGAAGAAATCGAAAGTCTGGAATTATATTTTAACGCTGCACCTTTCGCTGCGAGTCAAATGTTATCTGCGGAAAATATTTCGTTCTCTTATTCTGGGCAGGAGCCTTATTTGATTTCCGATTTTTCTTTGAGTGTAGGAAAGAGAGATCGGATTTGTATTATCGGTAAAAATGGTAAGGGTAAGTCCACTCTTCTAAAACTTCTTGCCGGAGAACTCCAACCAAGTTCCGGAAGGATACAAAAACATCCTGCATTGAAGGAAGGTTATTTCGGTCAGACGAATAAATTGAATCTGAACGAGAACGCAACTGTCACTGAAGAAATTATGAGTGCGGATAAATCATGCACCGAATGGCTCGCGAGAACTATTGCCGGCGGATTGATGTTCTCCGACGATATGTCTTTGAAAAAAATCAAGGTCCTTTCGGGTGGTGAAAAGAGTAGAGTGATGCTTGGAAAAATTCTCGTAACTCCTTGCCATCTTCTGTTTCTGGATGAGCCGACCAACCACTTGGATATGCAATCTTGCGACGCATTGATCGAGGCTATTGACGAGTTCGAAGGTTCCGTCATCATGGTTACTCACAACGAAATGCACCTTAGGGCTGTTGCCACTAAGCTGATTGTTTTTGATAATGATACTATTAGAATTTTCGACGGCTCTTATGAAGACTTCCTCAAAGACGTTGGTTGGTCTGACGAAGATTATTAA
- a CDS encoding winged helix DNA-binding domain-containing protein: protein MNIALTRLKHLHISDSQFSSPEKVIETLGAIQGQDYSASKWAIGLRAPGLKEKDIESAFLEKKIIRSWPLRGTLHVVSAKDIYWLLDLLGPPTVSKYAAHYKKIELDPKVLKKCYSILSKNLSNQNFLTRKEISSVLEKSGIITNTTRLSHILQRAGLEGLLCFGPRRDKNFTYALIEEWIPNIKRVKKPREEALNKIAEMYFDTRAPATLADFVWWSGLNMKDAKVAIESLEHKLTNFQKNDQIYYIPKKMELVDKDSDILFLLPAFDEFLLAYTDRKDCMDPPPKRLLTPADDLFRPTLVINGWVSGIWQRELKKEDVILKVNPYKTLNTNYKKKLKKAAEEYAIFLGKNLILEV, encoded by the coding sequence GTGAATATCGCATTAACTAGACTGAAACATCTTCATATTTCGGATTCTCAATTTTCATCTCCGGAAAAGGTGATAGAAACTTTAGGTGCTATCCAAGGTCAGGACTATTCCGCCTCTAAATGGGCGATTGGGCTCAGGGCTCCCGGTTTAAAGGAAAAAGATATCGAGTCCGCATTTTTGGAGAAAAAGATCATTAGGTCTTGGCCCTTGAGAGGAACATTACATGTGGTTTCCGCCAAAGATATTTATTGGTTATTGGACTTATTGGGTCCTCCTACCGTTTCGAAATACGCAGCTCATTATAAAAAAATAGAATTAGATCCTAAAGTATTAAAAAAATGTTATTCAATTCTTTCTAAAAATCTTTCGAACCAAAATTTTCTTACTAGGAAAGAAATATCTTCTGTCTTAGAAAAATCCGGAATCATTACAAATACTACCAGATTATCTCATATTCTACAAAGAGCTGGTTTGGAAGGTTTACTCTGCTTTGGTCCAAGGCGGGATAAGAATTTCACATATGCCTTGATCGAAGAATGGATCCCTAATATCAAAAGAGTAAAAAAACCAAGGGAAGAAGCTCTCAATAAGATCGCCGAAATGTATTTTGATACTCGGGCTCCGGCTACTCTGGCCGATTTTGTTTGGTGGTCCGGTTTGAATATGAAGGACGCAAAGGTTGCTATCGAAAGTCTCGAACATAAATTAACAAACTTCCAAAAGAATGATCAGATCTATTATATTCCTAAAAAAATGGAATTAGTGGACAAGGACTCCGATATATTATTTCTTCTTCCAGCATTTGATGAGTTTTTGCTGGCCTATACGGATCGTAAAGATTGTATGGATCCTCCTCCTAAAAGACTTTTGACACCTGCGGACGATTTATTTCGGCCAACGTTGGTTATAAACGGTTGGGTTAGCGGAATTTGGCAGAGAGAATTGAAAAAGGAAGATGTTATCCTCAAGGTGAACCCTTATAAAACTCTGAATACAAATTATAAAAAGAAACTTAAAAAAGCGGCAGAAGAGTATGCTATATTTCTCGGGAAAAATCTGATTTTGGAAGTTTAA
- a CDS encoding alpha/beta fold hydrolase: MKKSKLLLIFLLSSYCSSYEEMNMEENKAFQKLKESDIFYQEYFIQNEKEEGAVHWISTGCRPEKDKILIFIHGSPGSWQNYLRYLKDPELLKIYCMLGIDRPGFGKSPRAISDVNAQAEKILRTLSKLPEVQKRKRPISILGHSYGGPVAARMASLSPEKFQYLFLLAAAMDPEKEEIKWYNKIADTWIGYWILPEEWTHSNSEMLPLREQLKSLIPEWKKIKAKTIIVQGEEDGLVDPDNPKFIRENFSTETKTFLLPKEGHFLPWKNYDLIHKLLIEFSE; the protein is encoded by the coding sequence ATGAAAAAGTCGAAACTACTTCTTATATTCTTACTTTCTTCCTACTGCAGTAGTTATGAAGAAATGAATATGGAAGAAAATAAAGCGTTCCAGAAACTCAAAGAATCCGACATATTCTATCAGGAGTATTTTATCCAAAATGAAAAAGAAGAAGGTGCTGTACATTGGATCAGCACAGGATGCAGGCCCGAAAAGGATAAAATTCTTATCTTCATCCACGGCTCCCCAGGCAGTTGGCAAAATTACCTCCGGTATTTAAAAGATCCCGAATTATTAAAAATCTATTGTATGCTTGGGATAGACCGCCCAGGTTTTGGAAAATCTCCGCGAGCAATTTCAGATGTAAACGCTCAAGCGGAAAAAATTTTAAGAACTCTATCAAAACTCCCCGAAGTACAAAAACGGAAAAGGCCAATCTCTATATTAGGACATTCTTATGGAGGTCCGGTCGCTGCCAGAATGGCCTCCTTGTCCCCTGAGAAATTCCAATATCTGTTTCTATTAGCCGCCGCTATGGATCCGGAGAAGGAAGAAATAAAATGGTATAACAAAATTGCGGACACTTGGATCGGATATTGGATTTTACCGGAAGAATGGACCCACAGTAATTCCGAAATGTTGCCATTAAGAGAACAGCTGAAAAGTTTAATTCCGGAATGGAAAAAGATCAAAGCCAAAACAATTATAGTACAAGGCGAAGAGGATGGGTTAGTTGATCCAGATAATCCGAAATTCATCCGGGAAAATTTTTCTACAGAAACAAAAACTTTTCTTCTTCCGAAGGAAGGACATTTTTTGCCTTGGAAAAATTACGATCTAATTCATAAATTACTAATAGAGTTTTCAGAATAA
- a CDS encoding DNA alkylation repair protein, giving the protein MAEALKNFYDDKALFEIGSQFSTILSHKRPEDWVQEIKRKDWKKLELKQRIKRIAEVLSNSLPKPFPKAVPSLLKISKALEKKFSGTQRFYIIFLGETVEISGIDYPGESLYCMERITQIISCEFSIREFLIRYPDITWKKMLEWSKHSHPGTRRLASEGSRPRLPWGKGITGLKKDPEKSLPILENLKNDPDEVVRRSVANHLNDISKDHPDLVISIAKKWMGKSENTDLLLKHALRGLLKQGNSDILSIFGFSKSESVQISKLELQPKIIEIGKHLIYRFEMKSEAKEPTLFRLESKIHYLKPSGKFSIKVFQIEERKFSPKETKVYERKQSFQQMTTRTHSPGIHKLEILVNGETKAKAEFKVSRPKTLKK; this is encoded by the coding sequence ATGGCGGAAGCGCTTAAGAATTTTTATGACGACAAGGCTCTCTTTGAGATAGGGTCCCAATTCTCCACAATATTATCTCATAAACGACCGGAAGATTGGGTCCAAGAGATAAAACGTAAAGATTGGAAAAAATTGGAACTCAAACAAAGAATCAAAAGAATTGCAGAAGTTCTTTCCAATTCTCTCCCAAAACCGTTTCCGAAAGCAGTCCCTTCTTTATTAAAAATTTCGAAAGCCCTGGAGAAAAAATTCTCAGGCACCCAGAGGTTTTATATTATCTTTTTGGGAGAAACTGTTGAGATCTCGGGAATCGATTATCCGGGAGAATCTTTATATTGTATGGAAAGGATCACTCAAATTATCTCTTGTGAATTTTCTATCCGAGAGTTTCTGATTCGATATCCCGATATCACTTGGAAAAAAATGTTAGAATGGTCCAAACATTCGCATCCAGGGACCAGAAGATTAGCAAGTGAAGGTTCCCGGCCAAGATTACCTTGGGGAAAGGGAATCACCGGATTAAAAAAAGATCCCGAAAAATCCCTCCCCATATTAGAAAACTTGAAAAACGATCCTGACGAAGTGGTCCGTAGAAGTGTGGCAAATCATCTAAATGACATTTCAAAAGACCACCCGGACCTAGTGATTTCGATTGCAAAAAAATGGATGGGTAAATCTGAAAATACGGATCTTTTATTAAAACATGCGCTTAGGGGTCTATTAAAACAAGGTAACTCGGATATTCTTTCAATCTTTGGATTTTCTAAAAGTGAATCTGTTCAAATTTCAAAGTTGGAACTCCAACCTAAAATTATAGAGATCGGAAAACATCTAATCTATCGATTCGAAATGAAATCTGAAGCAAAAGAGCCTACGCTATTCAGATTAGAATCTAAGATCCATTATCTAAAACCTTCCGGAAAATTTTCTATAAAAGTATTTCAGATAGAAGAAAGGAAATTTTCTCCCAAAGAAACGAAAGTTTATGAAAGAAAACAATCATTTCAGCAGATGACTACCAGGACACATTCTCCCGGAATCCATAAATTGGAAATCCTCGTGAACGGAGAAACAAAAGCAAAAGCAGAATTCAAAGTTTCTCGTCCTAAGACGTTGAAAAAATAG
- a CDS encoding NmrA/HSCARG family protein — translation MNPKDKIILVLGATGQQGGETAKYLLKNRWKVRAITRNPSSDNALKLQKLGAEIFQGNMEDPSSLDSAMQDVYGVFSVQPPEWEPNEFTDANEVKIGKLVADSAKKGKVSHLVYSSVIGSERQSDFRTHKWEIEKYIHSLGIPFTILRPTGFMENLIHSRSGIPGGLLYETVSPDSRIHMISVEDIGVFAGLAFENPEKYSGRTIDLVGDSLTPLQIVDILSMFLDRRIEYMRIPLETVYSHNKILGLLTEWINREGYPKVDLDSLRKEYPGLLNFPQWLEKIGKVKIEAASIRS, via the coding sequence ATGAACCCGAAAGATAAAATCATATTGGTGTTAGGGGCAACCGGACAACAAGGTGGGGAAACTGCAAAATACCTGCTCAAAAACCGTTGGAAGGTGAGAGCCATCACCAGAAACCCTTCTTCCGATAATGCCTTAAAGTTACAGAAGCTTGGAGCTGAAATTTTCCAAGGTAATATGGAAGATCCTTCTTCTTTAGACTCTGCAATGCAGGACGTATACGGAGTATTCAGTGTTCAACCACCGGAATGGGAACCGAATGAATTTACAGACGCAAACGAAGTCAAAATTGGTAAGTTAGTCGCCGATTCAGCTAAAAAAGGAAAGGTTTCTCATTTAGTATATTCTTCCGTAATTGGATCCGAAAGACAATCCGACTTTCGGACCCATAAATGGGAGATCGAAAAATATATACATAGCTTAGGCATACCTTTCACAATCCTAAGGCCAACAGGTTTTATGGAAAACTTGATCCATTCCCGTTCCGGTATACCGGGAGGACTTTTGTATGAGACGGTCTCCCCGGATAGTAGAATCCATATGATCTCCGTGGAAGATATAGGAGTTTTTGCTGGTTTAGCTTTCGAGAATCCGGAAAAATATTCGGGAAGAACTATTGATCTCGTAGGAGATAGCCTAACTCCATTACAAATAGTAGATATACTTTCTATGTTTTTGGATAGAAGAATAGAATATATGCGTATCCCTCTCGAAACAGTTTATTCTCATAATAAAATTTTAGGTCTTTTGACAGAGTGGATCAATCGAGAAGGTTATCCTAAAGTGGATTTAGATTCTTTACGAAAGGAATATCCTGGCCTTCTGAATTTTCCCCAATGGTTAGAAAAAATCGGAAAAGTAAAAATAGAAGCGGCTTCTATCAGATCTTAA
- a CDS encoding metal-dependent hydrolase, whose protein sequence is MGQATSTRVQPKIRKPKFPLEDIAKERGFGKKIPFFTAFLSSLSVLFPEGERFFIRSVKAFSEDVDPALKKEIIAFAGQEAVHGNVHDKMNERFVEIGLDFRNHEKMFCWLFFDILEKNILKLFPIWGKRLALAITAAAEHFTATLGRFLLSLPEQRVAWIDPTSWKVIEWHALEELEHKAVAYDVYKASGGGYFTRILGMTISVQLLGLLAIVGTIRALFYFGIPNPSQIVRDLRFFFGIPGFAWAVIFYILEYYIPGFHPNDQDDHKLLEKFEKVMTAHGY, encoded by the coding sequence ATGGGCCAAGCGACATCTACAAGAGTCCAGCCGAAGATACGTAAACCGAAATTTCCTTTGGAAGACATAGCCAAAGAAAGAGGTTTCGGAAAAAAGATCCCATTCTTTACGGCATTCCTTTCCAGCTTAAGTGTGCTATTTCCTGAAGGAGAACGTTTCTTCATTCGCTCCGTAAAAGCATTCAGTGAAGACGTTGATCCAGCTTTAAAAAAAGAGATCATAGCGTTCGCAGGACAAGAAGCGGTCCACGGAAATGTTCATGATAAAATGAACGAAAGATTCGTAGAGATCGGCTTAGATTTTCGAAACCACGAAAAAATGTTTTGCTGGCTGTTCTTCGATATATTAGAAAAAAACATCTTAAAACTTTTTCCTATTTGGGGCAAAAGACTCGCTCTTGCAATCACTGCAGCTGCAGAACATTTTACCGCTACTCTCGGAAGATTTTTACTTTCTCTACCCGAACAACGTGTTGCTTGGATCGATCCTACAAGTTGGAAGGTGATCGAATGGCATGCATTGGAAGAATTAGAGCATAAGGCAGTAGCGTATGACGTGTATAAAGCTTCCGGTGGTGGATATTTCACTCGGATTCTTGGGATGACAATTTCTGTCCAACTGCTCGGTCTTTTAGCGATAGTTGGCACGATCAGAGCGTTATTCTATTTCGGGATTCCAAATCCGAGCCAAATCGTAAGAGATCTTCGCTTCTTCTTCGGTATTCCTGGATTTGCTTGGGCGGTGATTTTTTATATATTAGAATATTATATTCCAGGCTTCCATCCGAACGACCAAGACGATCACAAACTTTTAGAAAAATTTGAGAAAGTTATGACAGCTCATGGATATTAA